One part of the Terrimicrobium sacchariphilum genome encodes these proteins:
- the galE gene encoding UDP-glucose 4-epimerase GalE → MSTIFVTGGAGYIGSICVEQLLNEGYRVAVFDNLTEGHRKAVDTRADFFQGDLSDRTVLRHAFDEAKPDAVMHFAASALVGESMSNPSKYFRNNVANGVNLLDVAVESGVKKFVFSSTCATFGIPERVPLDETLPQQPINPYGESKLLFEKILRWYGQIHNLNFTALRYFNAAGATEKFGEDHRIETHLIPNVLKVALGQKESVDIFGTDYPTPDGTCIRDYIHILDLAQAHILALKSEKSDFYNLGTGGGTSVREVIDACSEISGKKITAIEKPRRAGDPPRLVAASDKIRTELGWAPKYQDIRQIVKDAWAWHVKNPGGYGD, encoded by the coding sequence ATGAGTACCATTTTCGTCACCGGCGGTGCCGGTTACATCGGCAGCATCTGCGTCGAGCAGCTGCTCAACGAAGGCTATCGCGTAGCCGTCTTTGACAATCTCACTGAAGGCCACCGCAAAGCCGTCGATACCCGCGCGGATTTCTTCCAGGGCGACCTTTCGGACCGGACTGTCCTGCGTCACGCCTTTGACGAGGCCAAACCCGATGCCGTGATGCATTTCGCTGCCAGCGCGCTGGTGGGCGAGTCGATGTCGAATCCCTCGAAGTATTTCCGCAACAACGTTGCGAACGGTGTCAATCTTCTCGATGTTGCCGTCGAGTCCGGGGTGAAGAAGTTTGTCTTCTCCTCGACTTGCGCCACCTTTGGCATTCCCGAGCGCGTGCCGCTCGACGAGACGCTTCCCCAGCAGCCGATCAACCCTTACGGCGAATCGAAGCTCCTTTTCGAAAAGATCCTCCGTTGGTACGGGCAGATTCATAATCTGAATTTCACCGCCCTGCGTTACTTCAACGCCGCGGGCGCGACGGAGAAATTCGGCGAAGATCACCGCATCGAGACGCACCTGATCCCCAACGTGCTCAAGGTCGCTCTCGGCCAGAAGGAGTCCGTCGACATCTTCGGCACGGACTACCCGACGCCGGATGGCACCTGCATCCGCGACTACATCCATATCCTCGACCTCGCCCAGGCGCACATCCTGGCGCTGAAGTCTGAGAAGTCCGACTTCTACAACCTCGGCACCGGCGGCGGTACTTCCGTCCGCGAGGTCATCGATGCCTGTAGCGAAATCTCGGGCAAGAAGATCACGGCAATCGAAAAGCCGCGTCGTGCGGGCGATCCTCCGCGACTCGTGGCTGCCTCGGACAAGATCCGCACCGAGCTCGGCTGGGCTCCAAAGTACCAGGACATCCGCCAGATCGTCAAAGACGCCTGGGCCTGGCACGTCAAGAACCCCGGTGGCTACGGCGACTAG
- a CDS encoding L,D-transpeptidase family protein produces MKISSLGICRLSPAVLHYRMLFSTRVFSAPQAGFRRVRFSSAILGGLAAMAWLGGCATVSDRPGDGKTARDETVKLQIVLDAWKFGPGVVDGHRGEFTDKALEFYREAKGLPKGYLPDTSNIQPYTTYTITAEDKAMIGTMAEKPEELAKQKRLPYVSMAELLGERFHTTPGFLAELNPGVNIEALPVGAVVKVTNVHRPFRVGDYPSAYPAAPKSVASIRHVYVDTKTRMLEVRDSGKLIAAFPITPGSEEHPAPLGDWKVVKAVPWPWYRYDEGVLERGERTKVYYMLPPGPNSPVGILWTGLNRPGIGIHGTTSPDTIGRAGSHGCIRLSNWDAATFYTLVQKNVPVTIR; encoded by the coding sequence GTGAAAATTTCCTCTCTGGGTATTTGCCGACTGTCTCCCGCTGTGCTGCATTACCGCATGCTTTTCTCCACGCGTGTGTTTTCGGCCCCTCAGGCCGGTTTTCGGCGAGTCCGGTTTTCCAGTGCAATCCTGGGGGGACTGGCCGCAATGGCCTGGCTCGGCGGCTGCGCCACGGTCTCCGATCGTCCAGGTGACGGAAAGACGGCGCGGGATGAAACGGTGAAGCTTCAGATCGTGCTGGATGCGTGGAAATTCGGTCCCGGGGTGGTGGATGGGCATCGCGGCGAGTTTACGGACAAGGCCCTGGAGTTCTACCGCGAGGCCAAGGGCCTGCCGAAGGGCTACCTGCCCGACACCTCCAACATCCAGCCGTACACCACGTACACGATCACTGCGGAGGATAAGGCCATGATCGGAACCATGGCCGAGAAACCGGAGGAGCTCGCCAAGCAGAAGCGCCTGCCGTACGTCTCCATGGCCGAACTCCTCGGAGAACGCTTTCATACCACCCCCGGTTTCCTGGCCGAACTGAATCCCGGCGTGAACATCGAGGCGTTGCCAGTTGGTGCGGTCGTCAAGGTGACGAATGTGCATCGCCCATTCCGGGTGGGGGACTATCCGTCGGCCTACCCGGCGGCGCCAAAGTCGGTCGCATCGATCCGGCACGTCTATGTGGATACAAAGACGCGAATGCTGGAGGTACGTGATAGTGGAAAGCTGATCGCAGCCTTCCCCATCACTCCCGGCTCGGAGGAACATCCGGCTCCGTTGGGTGACTGGAAGGTCGTCAAGGCCGTGCCGTGGCCCTGGTACCGCTATGATGAGGGCGTGCTGGAGCGCGGCGAGCGCACAAAGGTTTACTACATGCTTCCTCCCGGCCCCAATAGCCCGGTGGGCATTCTCTGGACGGGCCTGAACCGCCCGGGCATCGGCATTCATGGCACGACTTCGCCGGATACGATTGGCCGTGCGGGCAGCCATGGCTGCATCCGCCTGTCCAACTGGGACGCGGCGACCTTCTACACGCTCGTGCAGAAGAACGTGCCGGTCACGATTCGCTAA
- a CDS encoding helix-turn-helix transcriptional regulator: protein MKTYRPLLFQELDVRLPGARIRRLRLNRHLPEVDQLARHSHSFSQVLCYLSGRGVMTADGANLEIGPASVIFLPARSEHSFRESTGRRPLCLVLDVDWRGSVKHGVSLARLTQSEAGAVRRELSELTRLSDPHAPAHRLIVAASVLRILDTLFRCVGILPVRTGEFPGYVRRFDKLLRGADKPLPEVAALAGAMGYQPDHLNRLFKAATGRTLREYRDAVAMERAQRALQTYPKIKQACDALGFTDQNYFARWFRKQAGMSPRAYQRAALPR, encoded by the coding sequence GTGAAAACGTACCGCCCCCTCCTCTTCCAGGAACTCGACGTTCGCCTGCCGGGCGCACGCATTCGCCGTCTGCGGCTGAACCGTCACCTGCCCGAGGTGGACCAACTCGCCCGGCACTCGCATTCCTTCTCGCAGGTGCTCTGCTACCTGAGTGGACGAGGCGTGATGACCGCCGACGGGGCCAACCTGGAAATCGGACCAGCCAGCGTGATTTTCCTTCCTGCCCGCAGTGAGCACTCGTTTCGGGAATCCACAGGGCGCCGTCCGCTCTGTCTCGTGCTGGATGTGGATTGGCGGGGATCGGTCAAACACGGCGTCTCCCTCGCGAGGCTGACGCAATCCGAGGCAGGCGCGGTCCGGCGCGAACTCTCCGAGCTCACCCGCCTGAGCGATCCGCATGCCCCCGCGCATCGACTGATCGTGGCGGCCTCGGTACTGCGCATCCTCGACACGCTTTTTCGCTGTGTGGGCATCCTGCCGGTGCGTACGGGGGAATTCCCGGGATACGTCAGGCGCTTTGACAAGCTCCTGCGCGGCGCGGACAAGCCGTTACCCGAGGTCGCGGCGCTGGCCGGAGCGATGGGCTACCAGCCAGATCACCTGAACCGCCTCTTCAAAGCGGCAACAGGCCGCACCCTGCGCGAATACCGCGACGCCGTGGCGATGGAACGCGCCCAACGTGCGCTGCAGACCTATCCGAAGATCAAACAGGCCTGCGACGCGCTCGGCTTCACCGACCAGAATTATTTCGCCCGCTGGTTTCGCAAGCAGGCGGGGATGAGTCCCCGCGCCTACCAGCGGGCAGCGCTGCCGCGTTAA
- a CDS encoding 3-ketoacyl-ACP reductase: MSTPAVVLVTGSSRGLGRGVAEKLAASGYSVAIHYANNKQAAEETAEACRKLAPIPEQQFAIVGGNVGVAADRQRILDETLAAFGHLDALVNNAGIAPRIRADIVEATEEIFDEVIAVNLKGPYFLSQLAVQYWLKNPGKSRLSTGYKLVFVSSLSANTASVNRGEYCISKAGLSMASQLWAVRLAAEGIQVLELRPGIMATDMTSGVKEKYDKLLADGIVPQKRWGSPDDVGRAVESILGGHFPFSCGDVINIDGGFHLRRL; encoded by the coding sequence ATGTCAACCCCCGCAGTTGTCCTCGTTACAGGTTCCAGCCGTGGACTGGGCCGTGGAGTGGCGGAAAAGCTCGCCGCCTCTGGCTACAGTGTGGCGATCCATTACGCCAATAACAAGCAGGCCGCGGAAGAAACCGCGGAGGCCTGCCGCAAGCTTGCGCCGATTCCCGAACAGCAGTTTGCCATCGTCGGCGGCAACGTTGGTGTCGCGGCCGACCGCCAGCGCATTCTTGATGAAACGCTCGCTGCTTTCGGCCATCTCGATGCGCTCGTCAACAATGCAGGCATCGCTCCGCGCATTCGCGCCGACATTGTCGAGGCGACGGAGGAGATTTTCGACGAGGTCATCGCCGTCAATCTCAAGGGGCCGTATTTCCTGTCCCAGCTCGCCGTCCAGTATTGGCTGAAAAACCCGGGCAAGTCCCGCCTCTCGACCGGCTACAAGCTCGTCTTTGTCAGTTCGCTTTCCGCCAATACCGCCTCGGTCAATCGCGGCGAATACTGCATCTCCAAGGCCGGTCTCTCCATGGCCTCGCAGCTTTGGGCCGTGCGCCTCGCCGCCGAGGGCATCCAGGTGCTGGAGCTTCGCCCGGGCATCATGGCCACCGACATGACCTCTGGCGTGAAGGAAAAATACGACAAGCTCCTCGCCGACGGTATCGTGCCGCAGAAGCGCTGGGGTAGCCCGGATGATGTCGGCCGCGCGGTCGAGTCGATCCTGGGCGGACATTTCCCGTTCTCCTGCGGGGATGTCATCAACATCGATGGAGGCTTCCACCTTCGCAGACTTTAA
- a CDS encoding glycoside hydrolase family 88 protein, giving the protein MITIRQDLTTASLAPKIKKLWDASAPKILSIDAAEKPGAATPVFTVQGKYTARGWTEWTQGFVYGSAILQYDATGDESFLTLGRDRTRERMAHHITHIGVHDHGFNNVSTYGNLLRLMVEGRIAFNQQEKDFYELALKCTGAVQAARWSRISNGEGYIYSFNGPHSLFADTIRSLRALAVSHQLGHVLMGERDARISLIERLIQHARTTSQFAVFFGEGRDYYDERGRVAHESVFNLNDGNYRCPNSQQGFSPFTTWTRGQAWIIAGYPEQLEWLATRPDAEFEPFGGRAAVEELFLKTALASCDHYIENTPTDGIPYWDTGAPFLHKLGDYMNQPAQIHNDWEPVDSSAAAIAAQGLLRLGRYLQQKGDARGDRYWQAGLTVADTVLAEPYLSTDANHQGLILHSIYHRPNGWDYIPEGSKIPLGESSMWGDYHARELAIYLQRIIENKPYYTFFSL; this is encoded by the coding sequence ATGATTACCATTCGCCAAGACCTCACGACCGCCTCGCTGGCGCCGAAGATCAAGAAACTCTGGGACGCCTCCGCTCCCAAGATCCTCTCGATCGACGCCGCGGAGAAACCCGGCGCCGCGACTCCCGTGTTCACCGTCCAGGGCAAGTACACCGCCCGCGGCTGGACCGAGTGGACGCAGGGCTTTGTCTACGGCTCCGCCATTCTTCAATACGACGCCACCGGCGATGAATCGTTTCTGACCCTCGGCCGCGACCGCACCCGCGAGCGCATGGCCCATCACATCACGCACATCGGCGTGCATGACCACGGGTTTAACAACGTATCGACCTACGGCAACCTGCTTCGCCTCATGGTTGAGGGACGTATTGCCTTTAACCAGCAGGAGAAGGATTTCTACGAGCTCGCGCTTAAGTGCACCGGCGCTGTACAGGCCGCCCGCTGGAGCCGCATCTCCAATGGCGAGGGTTATATTTACTCATTCAATGGCCCGCACTCGCTCTTTGCCGACACGATCCGTTCGCTGCGCGCCCTGGCCGTTTCCCACCAGCTCGGCCATGTCCTCATGGGTGAGCGCGATGCCCGCATTTCGCTTATCGAGCGTCTCATTCAGCACGCTCGTACGACCTCGCAGTTCGCCGTCTTCTTCGGCGAAGGCCGCGATTACTACGACGAGCGCGGACGCGTGGCCCACGAGAGCGTATTCAATCTCAACGACGGCAACTACCGTTGCCCGAACTCCCAGCAGGGGTTCTCGCCCTTTACCACGTGGACGCGCGGTCAGGCCTGGATCATCGCCGGGTATCCCGAGCAGCTGGAATGGCTGGCGACCCGCCCGGATGCGGAATTCGAGCCCTTTGGCGGCCGCGCCGCGGTGGAGGAGCTTTTCCTCAAGACCGCGCTCGCGAGCTGCGATCATTATATCGAAAACACGCCGACCGACGGCATTCCGTACTGGGATACCGGCGCGCCGTTCCTGCACAAGCTCGGCGACTACATGAACCAGCCGGCTCAGATTCACAACGACTGGGAGCCGGTCGACAGTTCTGCCGCCGCCATCGCTGCTCAGGGTCTCCTCCGTCTCGGTCGCTACCTCCAGCAGAAGGGCGACGCCCGTGGCGATCGCTACTGGCAGGCGGGCCTTACGGTGGCCGATACGGTATTGGCTGAGCCGTACCTTTCCACCGACGCGAATCATCAGGGCCTCATCCTGCACTCGATCTACCACCGTCCGAACGGTTGGGATTACATTCCGGAAGGCAGCAAGATTCCTCTGGGCGAGTCCTCCATGTGGGGTGACTACCACGCCCGCGAACTTGCGATCTATCTCCAGCGCATCATCGAAAACAAACCCTACTACACCTTCTTCTCCCTATGA
- a CDS encoding cupin domain-containing protein, which yields MSIIVSDLAQIEGRRFPARRRTQNLVNGVAPIKATNFSMGNVTLDPKGGQVPWHNQEQEETYFIVEGTGEFCLGTERQVVTTGQMVYIPSGVFHQLTNIGDTPLRMIYCYGPAGDVAHWRQELDGTLPKAGVEAPPLPEGAWPQCTDKPTA from the coding sequence ATGAGCATCATCGTATCGGATCTCGCACAGATCGAAGGTCGCCGCTTCCCGGCCCGCCGCCGCACGCAAAATCTCGTGAATGGCGTGGCCCCGATCAAGGCGACGAACTTCAGCATGGGCAACGTCACCCTCGACCCCAAGGGCGGTCAGGTGCCGTGGCACAATCAGGAACAGGAAGAAACCTACTTCATCGTCGAGGGAACCGGTGAGTTCTGCCTTGGCACGGAGCGCCAGGTCGTGACGACCGGCCAGATGGTGTACATCCCGTCCGGCGTGTTTCACCAGCTCACCAACATCGGCGATACTCCGCTGCGCATGATCTACTGCTACGGCCCCGCCGGAGACGTGGCTCACTGGCGTCAGGAGCTTGACGGCACCCTTCCCAAGGCGGGAGTGGAAGCTCCGCCGCTGCCCGAGGGCGCATGGCCGCAGTGCACCGATAAACCCACTGCCTAA
- a CDS encoding Gfo/Idh/MocA family protein encodes MKKHSIGIIMNGVTGRMGTNQHYIRSILAIRKQGGVKISDDEVIWPEPVLVGRSVAKLQALAAMDSGVRYTTDLDAELAKPENIIYFDAQTTGRRADAVKKAIAAGKHVYCEKPTAVSTEAALDLYRVATKAGVKNGVVQDKLWLPGLLKVKRLQEQGFFGKILSVRGEFGYWVFEGHNIPAQRPSWNYRKEDDGGIIVDMLCHWRYVIDNLFGEVKSLTCLGATHIPERVDEQGKTYKCTADDSAYATFELANGVVAHFNSSWNVRVRRDDLLTLQIDGTHGSAVAGLREVWIQHYGNTPKPVWNPDIAQPIDFYGGWSKVPEQENYDNAFKVQWELFLRHIVLDEPFRWTLLEGAKGVQMAELGLESWAKRTWLDVPKLSA; translated from the coding sequence ATGAAAAAACATTCCATCGGCATCATCATGAACGGCGTCACCGGACGCATGGGCACGAATCAGCACTACATCCGGTCGATCCTCGCCATTCGCAAACAGGGCGGCGTGAAAATCAGCGATGACGAAGTCATCTGGCCCGAACCCGTCCTCGTCGGACGCAGCGTGGCCAAGCTCCAGGCACTCGCCGCCATGGACAGCGGCGTCCGCTACACCACCGACCTCGACGCCGAACTCGCCAAACCCGAGAACATCATTTACTTCGACGCCCAGACGACGGGCCGCCGCGCTGACGCGGTGAAGAAGGCCATTGCCGCCGGCAAGCATGTCTATTGTGAAAAGCCGACCGCAGTTTCCACCGAGGCCGCCCTCGATCTCTATCGCGTCGCCACCAAAGCGGGTGTGAAGAACGGCGTCGTGCAGGACAAGCTCTGGCTGCCCGGCCTTCTCAAGGTCAAGCGTCTCCAGGAGCAGGGCTTCTTTGGCAAGATCCTCAGCGTGCGCGGCGAGTTCGGTTACTGGGTGTTCGAGGGACACAACATCCCGGCCCAGCGCCCGAGCTGGAACTACCGCAAGGAAGACGACGGCGGCATCATCGTCGACATGCTCTGCCACTGGCGCTACGTCATCGACAATCTCTTCGGTGAGGTGAAATCGCTGACCTGCCTCGGCGCGACCCATATCCCGGAACGCGTGGACGAGCAGGGCAAGACCTACAAGTGCACCGCCGACGATTCCGCCTACGCGACCTTCGAACTCGCGAACGGCGTGGTCGCTCATTTCAACTCAAGCTGGAACGTCCGAGTGCGTCGCGACGACCTCCTGACTCTCCAAATCGACGGAACCCATGGTTCCGCCGTGGCGGGTCTTCGCGAGGTGTGGATTCAGCACTACGGCAACACGCCGAAGCCGGTTTGGAACCCCGACATCGCGCAGCCGATCGACTTCTACGGTGGCTGGTCCAAGGTGCCGGAGCAGGAAAACTACGACAACGCCTTCAAGGTGCAGTGGGAACTTTTCCTCCGCCACATCGTGCTCGACGAGCCATTCCGCTGGACGCTGCTCGAAGGCGCAAAAGGCGTACAGATGGCCGAGCTCGGTCTGGAAAGCTGGGCCAAGCGTACCTGGCTGGACGTGCCTAAGCTTTCCGCCTAG
- the pdxR gene encoding MocR-like pyridoxine biosynthesis transcription factor PdxR, whose product MSRTPRPQSLPIRPPRANEKLGDWLYRELRSAILEGRLRAGTQLPPTRTLARDSGVSRGTVVAVFEQMIAEGYLESRPGSGTSVHRHLPDRFFEAPKASVSSERFVPGRLSQRSRLLMNSPFPKTPEALREVRAFTANRPSVRHFPADLWSRLISRRMRLATREILQAGDVAGLRSLREGIASHLAATRGVVCDPAQIFIFSGIQPALDLIARLTLDPGDEAWVEDPGYPGAAGILRAAEARVVPVPVDHHGLQVEEGLSLAPRARFAYVTPANQFPLCVALPLNRRLQLIEWSRSTGAWIFEDDYDSEFRFDGRPLAALRSLAPDSNVIFSGSFSKMLFPSLRMAYVVVPPHLVDAMTEARSLLDRFTAPLAQAVLADFIGAGHFDRHLRRMRQIYAEHLATLTNAAEAEWGDRLKIQPARCGLQTVGWLAKGFDDEQFCLAARGAGVALMPLSRWATNWKKRNAVQIGFAAVEPEELRRGVRAVAKLLD is encoded by the coding sequence ATGAGCCGCACCCCTCGCCCGCAGTCCCTCCCTATCCGTCCGCCCAGGGCGAATGAAAAGCTGGGCGACTGGCTGTATCGGGAACTCCGCAGCGCGATCTTGGAAGGTCGACTGCGGGCGGGAACCCAACTGCCGCCGACCCGTACGCTCGCCCGGGATAGCGGAGTTTCCCGGGGAACGGTGGTCGCCGTCTTTGAGCAGATGATCGCCGAGGGTTATCTGGAAAGCCGCCCCGGGTCTGGAACCTCGGTGCACCGCCACCTCCCGGATCGCTTCTTTGAAGCTCCCAAGGCAAGTGTCTCGAGCGAGAGGTTTGTTCCCGGCAGGCTCTCTCAGCGGAGCCGGCTCTTGATGAACTCTCCCTTTCCGAAAACGCCGGAAGCCTTACGCGAAGTCCGCGCCTTTACGGCCAACCGCCCTTCCGTCCGCCACTTTCCCGCCGATCTCTGGAGCCGCCTTATTTCCCGACGAATGCGTCTGGCGACACGGGAAATTCTCCAGGCCGGCGACGTCGCTGGTCTGCGTTCGTTGCGGGAGGGAATCGCATCTCATCTCGCAGCCACCCGGGGTGTCGTATGCGATCCGGCGCAGATTTTCATCTTCTCGGGCATTCAGCCTGCGCTGGATCTGATCGCCCGGCTCACCCTGGACCCAGGAGACGAAGCCTGGGTGGAAGACCCGGGTTACCCCGGCGCAGCAGGAATCCTCCGAGCCGCGGAAGCCCGGGTCGTCCCGGTACCGGTGGATCACCATGGTCTCCAGGTGGAGGAAGGCCTTTCTCTCGCTCCCCGCGCACGTTTCGCCTACGTGACCCCGGCCAATCAGTTTCCGCTCTGTGTGGCTCTCCCTCTCAATCGCCGCTTGCAGTTGATCGAATGGTCTCGCTCAACTGGCGCATGGATCTTTGAGGACGACTACGATAGTGAATTCCGTTTCGATGGTCGCCCGCTCGCCGCCCTGCGCAGCCTCGCTCCGGACAGCAATGTGATTTTCTCCGGCAGCTTCAGCAAGATGCTCTTTCCCTCCCTGCGCATGGCCTATGTCGTGGTGCCGCCGCATCTCGTCGACGCGATGACCGAGGCGAGATCACTCCTCGATCGCTTCACCGCCCCCCTGGCGCAAGCAGTACTCGCAGACTTTATCGGAGCGGGACATTTCGACCGACACCTCCGCCGGATGCGGCAAATCTATGCCGAGCATCTCGCCACGCTAACGAACGCAGCTGAAGCGGAATGGGGCGACCGGCTGAAAATCCAGCCCGCTCGCTGCGGCCTCCAAACCGTGGGCTGGCTGGCCAAAGGTTTTGATGATGAACAGTTCTGCCTCGCCGCGCGTGGTGCCGGCGTTGCTCTCATGCCGCTTTCACGATGGGCAACGAACTGGAAGAAGCGAAACGCCGTGCAAATCGGCTTCGCCGCTGTGGAGCCTGAGGAACTCCGCCGTGGCGTGCGGGCCGTAGCAAAACTGCTCGACTAA